The DNA window ATCCGAAATTAGCGCCACCACTGGCGGAACTTCTTGTATCGCCATGCTAAAACGAGGACCGCCAGCAGTGCATAGATTATCGGCTGCGGGGATAAAATCTTCACCGACCACAGATAGTGGATGGGGGCGAGGATCGCAGCTAAATAGATGAAGTTATGTAATGTTTGCCAGCGGCGGCCAAGTTTTCGCTGCATCGCCTGGGTAGATGTCGCCGCAAGGGCCAGCAGTATCAACCAACTAATTAAGCCCAACGTCAGGTAAGGCCTGGTGAGCACTTCCGTGCCCAATAGCGCCAGATTGTTAATGCCGAGTTCGAGCAGCGTGTAGCTGGTCAAATGCAGCGTGGCCCAGGCAAAGCACCATAAACCTAATAAGCGTCGGGTGCGTATCAATAAAGGCTGCTTAGCGTAGCGCGCCAGCGGAGAGACAAGCAAGGTCGCCAGCAGGAATTTAAGAGCCATCCTACCGGTAAAGTGCTGAATATCTTTTGCCGGGTCGGCGCTGAAATACCCCTGATTTCCTGCCCAGAAAAGCCATATCAAGGGTAAAAAACCGGCCAGATGGAGTATCACTTTCAGCCCGGTTATCTGTTTTACGTTCAGGCGCACTAGTAGTTCTCCCGCAAATTCAGGCCCCGGTACAGCGATGCAACTTCATCAGCATAGCCGTTGAACAACAGCGTTGGCTGACGTTTGACATCGAGGACGCCGCCCGCGCCGATAAATCTCTCGGTAGCCTGTGACCAGCGGGGGTGATCGACGTGCGGATTGACGTTGGCGTAGAAACCATATTCATCAGGACCGGCCAGGTTCCAGGTCGTGGGTGGGCGCTCGCGAGTCAGTTCGATACTGACGATGGACTTGATCCCTTTAAAGCCGTATTTCCAGGGAACGGTTAACCGAACCGGCGCGCCGTTCTGCGGCGGCAGCGCTTTGCCATATACGCCAACGCTGAGCAGAGTCAGAGGATGCATCGCCTCATCAAGCCGCAGCCCCTCAACGTATGGGTATGCCAGCCCGCCGCCGATAAAGCGATCTTTCTGGCCTGGCATTTGCTCAGGGGCGTAAAGGGTTTTAAATGCCACGTAGCGGGCGTTGCTGGTGGGTTCGACCAGCGAGAGTAATTTATGTAACGGGAATCCGACCCACGGAACCACCATCGACCAGGCTTCGACGCAGCGCATCCGGTAAATACGCTCCTCCAGCGGGAATCGCCTGGTCAGGTCATCATGATCGAGCGTCAGCGGTTTCGCCACTTCGCCACCGATCGTCAGCGTCCACGGATCGGTGCGCAGGCTGCCAGCATTGGCCGCAGGGTCAGCTTTATCGAGCCCAAATTCATAGAAGTTGTTGTAGCCGGATACTTTATCTTCCGGCGTCAGCGTCAGATTGTTTTGCCACTGTTCTGGTTTATCGAAAGTCAGTGCTTTACCTGCAGGTGCTGGTGGGCGGTCGTTGCCTTTAAACCAATCCAGCAGATCCGCTTGCGCGGTGGGAGAGAGTGAAAGGGCGGTCGCGCTGATGCCTAACATTTTCAGCACCTGGCGACGTTGCAGCATAAAAACGGATTCTGCCGTCACGTCGGCTTCCGTTAGTTTTTTCAGTTTCATGGCATCCTCCGTCATGCATTTTTCTAAGCATGACGGAGGCGGAGACTTATCGCGAATATGTCACGAAAAATTGCAGATTAGGCGATCTTCACCAGCGTGCGGCCCTGAATCTGGTTAGCCATAATCTTATCGGCAAACTCAGGGGCTTCGGCGAGGGTAATTTCAGTTGCGCTTTGCGCATAGAATGACTCCGGCAGATCGTGAACCAGTCGCAGCCAGGCTTGAGCACGGCGAGCGGGCGGGGTCATGACGGAGTCCACGCCCTGCAGGCGGACGTTGCGCAGAATAAACGGCATCACGGTTGTCGGCAGGGCGAATCCCCCAGCCAGACCACAGGCTGCTACGCATCCGCCGTAGTTCATTTGCGCCAGCACTTTCGCCAGCACTTTATCGCCGACGGTATCTACGGCACCAGCCCACAGCTGTTTTTCCAGCGGGCGGGTTTCGGCGAACTCATCGCGGCTAAGGATGCGCTGTGCACCAAGGCTTTTCAGATATTCATGGGTACTTT is part of the Klebsiella huaxiensis genome and encodes:
- the msrQ gene encoding protein-methionine-sulfoxide reductase heme-binding subunit MsrQ; its protein translation is MRLNVKQITGLKVILHLAGFLPLIWLFWAGNQGYFSADPAKDIQHFTGRMALKFLLATLLVSPLARYAKQPLLIRTRRLLGLWCFAWATLHLTSYTLLELGINNLALLGTEVLTRPYLTLGLISWLILLALAATSTQAMQRKLGRRWQTLHNFIYLAAILAPIHYLWSVKILSPQPIIYALLAVLVLAWRYKKFRQWWR
- the msrP gene encoding protein-methionine-sulfoxide reductase catalytic subunit MsrP, giving the protein MKLKKLTEADVTAESVFMLQRRQVLKMLGISATALSLSPTAQADLLDWFKGNDRPPAPAGKALTFDKPEQWQNNLTLTPEDKVSGYNNFYEFGLDKADPAANAGSLRTDPWTLTIGGEVAKPLTLDHDDLTRRFPLEERIYRMRCVEAWSMVVPWVGFPLHKLLSLVEPTSNARYVAFKTLYAPEQMPGQKDRFIGGGLAYPYVEGLRLDEAMHPLTLLSVGVYGKALPPQNGAPVRLTVPWKYGFKGIKSIVSIELTRERPPTTWNLAGPDEYGFYANVNPHVDHPRWSQATERFIGAGGVLDVKRQPTLLFNGYADEVASLYRGLNLRENY